Part of the Mangifera indica cultivar Alphonso chromosome 4, CATAS_Mindica_2.1, whole genome shotgun sequence genome, AACCCTGCAGGTTTTGAGTCTAGTTCTTCTTTTCAATACGGGCATTTTGCTGTTGAAGGTTCTGAATCAGGCAGAAGTTTGTGGACAGCACCTAGTGTGAAGTCAGGCCCTTCTTCATCAGTGAAGGACAGATTATTTCAGGCTATAATTCGTTTGCAAGAGTATGTAAAAGATAGGAATGTCCTTGTTCAGGTATGGGTGCCTATAAGAATGGAGGGCAGGCATGTTCTTACTACTGCTGGCCAGCCATATTCTCTCGATCCAAATTGCAAGAGTCTTGCAAGTTACAGAAATATTTCAGAAACCTATCAGTTTCCAGCTGATGAGGATTCTAAAGAATTGGTTGGGTTGCCTGGTCGAGTTTTCTTGCGGAAGTTGCCTGAGTACACTCCTGATGTTCGTTTTTTCAGAAGAGATGAGTACCCGCAGGTTGGTTATGCTGAAAAGTATGGCGTTCGTGGATGTCTTGCCCTTCCTGTTTTCGAACAAGGCAGCAGGATTTGCTTGGGTGTTGTTGAGATTATCACAACCAGTCTAAAGACTAGTTATCGACTGGATCTTGAAAATGTTTGTCAAGCTCTTGAggtcttttcttcttccttttccttatttttattctcttattttattcttcttcgCCTTTCTTGCATAGTTTCAGAGTTCAAAAGCCTATTCTTAAAATGTGAAGAGTTGCAAACTATACATTAATTTGTTGAAAGATTGTTGAATGAAAGCAAAAGATGGCTACAAAATGCTACATTTCTTGATGCATTTGACAACAAGACTGCCTTTGTCTGGTATCTTTGTATGCTGTCAAAGTCTACATTTTGGTAGTGCTTTGTTGAATGCCTTGACTTATAATTTGGTCAATTGTTTCCCTCAAAACACCTTTCAGAAGAACCTCTGGTTATTTCTCCTCATTCTATAATGGTTCCCTTCCATCGCCTCTACTAAAATAAGTAACAATTTTCCATATATTATAGTCTAAATAAGAATATTCATGTGCAGGCTGTCAATCTCAggagttcacaaaacttcagcACACCCTCTGCCAAGGTACATAGAAGGTTATGAATTATATATGTTCCATAATGTTATGATGCATAACGAGGTCACTGATGTTCTTACTTTTTCCTAGGCTCGCAGCAATTTGTACCATGCAAGATTGCAGGAGTTATCAGAAGTGTTGACTTCTGTCTGCCAGAGACATAGCTTTCCCTTAGCTCTGACGTGGGTCTCCTGTGACAATGAAGCTGAAGGTGGATGCCTGCAGTCTGATGAGAATTATGCTCATTGTTTTTGTACTGTGAATTCTGCTTGTTTCGCGGCCAGTGAAAAACTATCAGGCTTTCTTGATGCATGCTCTGAGCACCAGCTCCTTCAAGGCCAAGGACTAGTTGGCAAAGCATTCTTAACAGGACAACAGTGTTTTGCAGCTGACATAACTGCATTTAGCAAGTCAAAGTATCCTCTCTCGCATCATGCTCGGTTATTTGGTTTAAGTGCTGCTGTAGCAATTCCACTGCGGAGCATAAACACCGGATTAGTTGAATATATCCTGGAATTCTTCTTTCCAAAGCAATGCCAGGACACTAAAGAGCAAAAATGGATGCTGAATTTGTTGTCTATGTTTATAGAAGAATCTTGCCAGACTATAAATCTTGCCATTGGCAAGGAGCTGGAGGAAATCATTTTGCCCATTAGGGAAACGGGAGTCGCTTCAGATGTTTCTTCCCCTTCTAAAGAAACATCATCAGAACAGTCATCTTGGGTTGCACAGATGATAGAGGCACAACGAAAGGGTAAGGGTGTCTCTGTCTCATGGGATTATCATAAAGAACCAAAAGAAGAGTTCAGTGTGACCACACATTGGGATGATGCTCGGGCAGAATCATACCATAGGCAGGTTTTTCCAGAGCTTGGGCAATTTCCGCAGAATTGTGTGGCCAAAAGTGGTGTTGAGGGCGGTGTGGATTCATCTTCCCTTCGTGGGCGCCGGTTGGAAGGAATCAGAAAATCAGGAGAGAGGAGGCAAACCAAGACAGAGAAGACAATCAGCTTACAAGTTCTCCGACAATATTTTGCTGGGAGCCTTAAAGATGCTGCTAAGAGCATTGGTGGTAGGGAAAGTTTTAATTACAGTTGGAAATCACATAAACTTGTTTAACTTGCTGCTATCTTTGATTTTGGGGAAACCAACTTGATACTTACAAAAGCCTGGGAGCTTGAATTACAAGTTTTCTCATTAAGCATAATTAACTTTGTTCATTGCATATAGTAACAGCATTTTGAGCAAATGGTCTGCCAAATCCTTCCTCTAAACGGGGTGTCTTTGCTCCATTAATAACTAGTAGCAGAACCTAATCTCTACTTGGGAGAGACTTTCAACATAATCTCTTGTTGGTGGAGATTTCTTCAATATCCAACTAATATGACAGAATTATGTTATCTTGCATTGGAAGAAGATCTTATAGAAGCTTTGTGTATTTACAGTATGAAAAGGAAATCTTTTaccaaataaattgaaaatggcAATCCAAAAGCTCCATTTTTTACCAACTGAACTACCAAACTCTTTTTCTCTTACAATTGCTATGCACCTTCACTTCCATGTGGCGTATGTATATAACAGTAAATGATTTTTCTACACACAGCTGCTGATGGATTTCCCTTGTTTGGATTGCAGTGTGCCCTACAACTCTAAAAAGGATATGCAGGCAACACGGGATCACCCGTTGGCCTTCACGAAAGCTTAAGAAAGTAGGTCACTCTTTAAGGAAACTCCAACTTGTGATCGATTCAGTCCAGGGTGCCGAGGGTTCTATTCAAATTGGGTCCTTCTATGAGAGCTTTCCAGAATTGAGCTCTCCAAACGATTCTGGGAATGGTCCTTTTTCATCAGTGAAGACAGGTGACCATTCGAAGCCTTTAAATTCCCAACCTGACAATGGTTTATTCAGGATGGCTCTTACTGTTTCAAAATCCCCATCCCCGTCTTGCAGTCAGAGCTCTGGTTCAAGCACTTGTTGCACTGGCGCAAACCAGAATACCGCTACCATCAGTGCCTTGAGTAGTAGAGACACACTGGATGTACAAGACTCTGGTAGGATGCTAAAGCGGGCTCACAGTGATGCAGATTTAAATGCCATGAATCAGGAAGAACCAAAGTTCATTGCAAGATCACAAAGCCATCTAAATCTTGAGTCTCTACCTCCCTTGCCAAAAGGTCGAAAGCACTCTCCACAAGATAGCAGTACCTTCAGAGTCAAGGCAACttttggagaagaaaaaatacGGTTCAGCTTGCAACCAAACTGGCTATTTAAAGACATCCAACAAGAGATTGCAAAGCGTTTTAGTATAGATGATTTTAACAGAGTCAATATCAAGTATCTGGATGATGATCATGAGTGGGTTCTTTTGACATGTGACGCAGACCTAGAGGAATGTATAGACATACATAAATCATCTCAGAGCCACACAATCAAGGTCTCCCTTCAGGTAGCATCTCACCTGAAATTAGGAAAGGTCTTGCATAGCTCTATGCCATACTAGAATGATACTCGAATTTCTGTAGTTCACAGTGCCGAAATTCAAGAGTATATATGGCTAGAATGTTGTGGAGCTGGCAGCTTACCTAAATGGTGGGAgatctttttaaataattagtaGATTTGGAATTATGTCACTTTAATTTTAGTGTGACAGCCAAGGAATCTACACTTTTATGGATCACTGGGTGTTGTGAAAATATAAGAAACTGTAGAAACTTTGGGGACTAGAATAAGGAATTTGCCTGCATGTGAATCATGTAATTGCTAGACAAATATTGGATTAAGAGGATTGATGGTGTGGATTATCACACCTGCTTTCTTTACTATGTCTGTATTTGATTCTAAGGATATAATACTGAGGCTTGAAAGCTTCAATGGTGCCCCAAATTCAATGTAACTTTTCATTTTAATAGTTACCTGCTAGAATGTACAATAAATTTCCCATTCTCCGTGAACCCCTTTGAACACAATTTAGTCAAATGGGAATAGTAgtttcatatcaaagttttgTTGCTCAATCATATTGCTACCAATggaattggaaaaaataaacaaaaacaagctAATCAAACTTCTTGATACTCTTAGCAGATACCTTAATAGTCAACAGGTCCAAACTAAGAACTATAATTAGCAAAGCAAGAGATGAAAGAAGCtattatttgttgttttgaatAGCATAAATGGTGACCAAACACAACAAGAGAGCCTACTATCCATTCCGAAACAATAGTGAAAGAAGGAATAACATGGGGTGGGGATGATGGGACCAAATCAAGTATAAAGCTTTATTGGGATATTAATCACTATAATATCAGGAACAAACACCATTACAGGGAACCTGGAAAATATACTTCATAAAGTTTCAACACCAACTTTAAGTGCCATTTAAGTGGGACAGCATCTTGCTTCCAGGGAGCTAGCCTCCTGCTGAAAACCTGGAAAAGATCCTAATAATAAGAAGTGGAATCATGTCCCTGCACATCGCTTTAAGTAGGCCATAATAACACTGAAGCCAGATCAAACTACAGAATGTTGAAACTCGGTGAGGGAAAACAGCAGAAGGTAGAAAGAAGCTTCAGGTATTTTCTATTTACTTGGAAATTCTATAAGCTATTCTAGATTTTAGGTCATATTCTGTTTGCCTAAATCCACAAACTGACATTTGGTCGATTTCTGCAGTAGTGTAGTATATATCTTCAGTGTTATCCCAATTACACAAAAAAGTATAGCAGTATAATAAGTGAACTTTGACTTGATTACCAGATCTTCCCCAAGCCACACTGAGCACATCAAGAAGTACTGAACTGCAAAAGATAGAAGTGAAGATTATGAGTGGCCAAAACCAATACAATTAGCAATGGTAAGGTGTATTAAGAACATAAGCTTGACAACAAAATGCTGGCACCATCTAACTTGCCAAATGTTATTTACAGCAAGAAAATATGCTTGTGTTCTATCTACCAtgccaaatattttttattacatgacCTAACCCAAGAAAAAAGAAGTTGCTGTTAGATGCTTATTGAAATGATTTCAATAATCAGAGGAAAAACAATGACATGAAAAGTTATCTATAAGTCTATAATAGCTACACTACAAATTATGAAGTGATGCTAGGAATGGaaattaagtgaaaaataaaatagtttaatgaGATTAAAGCACTACAAACATACCTAAGTTCTAACAAATCATCATTGATCTTGGCCTTCATTTAGTCCTCCCAACAGAGAGCAAATCATGAACACAGATCTGGAGGAATCATGAAACTCCATTACCACCATCCCAATAATCAAGGAATTCGTATTTCTGGGGATGGAAACTTGTTAAGCCTCCTTGACCCCAGCCCTTCAGCACTCGCCTAAGAGTTTTCAATGCAATGCCACTGCCATCACCTCTGTGAAAGAATAGGTAAAAAGAACATCAGTGAAAACATGGAAGAGGCACAAGCTGCATGACCATCTCCAGCAGTAAAGCTCGATACATTAAAGCGAATTATCCCATAAatacagaaaaaaagaaaaaagaatctgATATAAAGGTCACCTAATTGATACCCAGTGAGTTAATATATGCCACTAGACAAATATATCAGAAGGAAAAtggtatattatcatatttacacaGTATTTTCTCAAGAAATACATCTTGCAAACAAATTCCTTCAAAACCAAATCATTAGCATCATctcaagaaaaaagaaaaaattattgaagtcTGAATATAGCACCAAGAACAAGAAGGATTGACAAGATCAAAGCAGAAAAAGTCTGAAGAATTCAATCACAAAGTACTTTTATCAACCATACCTGTACAGGATTTTCTGCCAATCACTTCCACCATACTTATTATCTTTTCTGTCAGCTAATTCCCTGGTACTTCGATTAACCTTATCTGCCACCTTACTGTCTGTAGCCATCTCCATCATCCTCTCTGCAAGTACATCAGCCTCATGCTTGTTTCCCCTTTTACCCAAAGCATCAATTACAGGCATGAATGAAGCAGGATCAAACCCATATCCTTTATCTATCATCTTATGAAGGATGCCACTAGCTATTTCTAACTTATCATCCTTAGCAAGTCTGTCAATGAGATCTTTGTATGGGAAGTTTCCCAAATCAAAAGATCTATCCAATGACGCTTCAAATAACTCTCTAGCAGAGGTGATTTCCCCTGCAAGAAGCAACTCATTGAACATAAAACTATACAGGCCTTCTTTATGGCCACATACACTCAGAGCAGTCTCAAATGCCTCCTGTGCTACTCTAAAATCATTTGCTTTACAGAAGGCTCTTATTAGcattttgaaagaagaaatattaGGAGGTATACCCTTTTGCAGCATTTCTTCTAAACAGGAAGTGGCCTCTTCTATTTTATCCCCTTCACAGAGACATCTAATTATACTATTATAAGTGCAAACATTAGGAGAAACTCCTCTTTCTGTCATCTCATCTATCAAtccataaatttcaaatatttgattcTTACTTCCTAATCCAAGGATCAATGAATTATAAGTTTGTAAGCTCTTATTGCAACCTCTTTTCTCCATGTCTTTAAGTACACGAAATGCAGATGATATCTTTCCCTCTTTACAGAACCTATGTATAAAAGTATCATAAATCACCGAATCAGGTTGCAAATTTTTCCCCATCATCTCAATAAACTTCTTTTTAGCATCGTCAAGCCTTCCAGCATTGCATAAACCACTAATTATGGTTGAATATGTAATCAAATCAGGCAAGCATTTCTTCCTGTTATTACTATCATCAACTAGGCCAATAAATGAATTCCCTAAGTTACCAAGAGCAGCACTTCCATGATTCCACATCTCACTTACAATCTCAATTGCTCTGTCCAGTTTTCCTCCAGTACATAGACCATGAATGACAATATTGCAGGTCACCGTATCAAAATCATAACctctttcattcattttttgcAGCAAGTCCTCAGCTTCTGATATCTGCCCCTTAATATAAAGACTATACAGCAGAATGTTGCATGTATAAGTGGTAGGAAAACAGTCATTCCTTATCATCTCACGCAGAACTCTGTTGGCCTCAAGTACGTTCCCACTACAGCAGTATCCATGGAGTAAAGTGCTATACGTTACTGTATCTGGGAAAACACCACTGCTTCTCATTAAACCCATAACCATCCTTGCATCAAAGAGCATTTTATTCTTGCATAGCCCATCCATCaatatgttatatgtatatatattaggtTCTACTCCATTTTGTACCATCTCTTTAAGAACTACTTCCGCATCTAAAAGCTTCCGATTCCCAACAAGACCTTTCAGCCAAATATTATAACTCTCCAAGTTCAATAAACCATCATTTTTCATAATGGTCTCAACCAGGGTCTTAGCTTCCTCCAGCATTCCTTCCTTGCAGAATCCTTCAAgcattaaattatatgttacaGAATTAGGCCGTGGTAGTCCTAACTCTTCATCTATCTGCATATCTCTGAATATCCTAGAAGCTTCAAGAATCTTTCCTGCCCTACAAAGAGCTGATATCCTAGAATTGAAAGTCACAACATCTGGAAACAAGCCATCCTCTCTCATCTTCTCAACCAGTTTTTCAGCATCATCAGTCTTACCATCCCTACAAAAACTTGAAATCAAAGTATTATACACAACACTACTCGGAGAAACCCCTAAAACCCTCATCAAATCCAAAACCTCCAAACCCTCACTAACAAACCCAGCTCTACAATAACCACGAACCAAAATCGAAAAACTAAACTCATTAGGTCTACAGCCCTTCTCAGACATTTTATCAAACAACTCTCTCGCTTCCTTCAAATGACCTGAATCACAAAGCGCACGAATCAAGAGATTAAAAGTGAAAGTCTCTGGAGAAACCCTAGCAACAACCATATCTTTATACAACCACAACAGACAATCTACACGTCTTTTTCGAATACAACCCTCGAAAAGAACATTATACAAATAGATAGAAGGCGGGTTTTCGGGGAAATGACTTCTTATCGTTTTGAATTGCGAATAAGCTTTATCGAACAAATCAAATCTAGCCAGGATTTTGATAAGTGAAATAAGGGAAGAACGAGAAGTTTCTTGGGGTTTTAAAGCGAGGAGGAGATTGTGAAGAGTGTCGAGTTCTTCAAACATTTTTGAGGAAATGAGGATGTGGGCAATGGCGGAAATGGAGTTAAGAGGGAGGTCGGTGGTGGGTGACGAAAGAATACGCTTAAATAGTTGCCATGCTAATTTCGGATTGTTGGTGTTTTTGAACAGAGCTTTTGTTAGTTTGGTGCCTTGCTCCATTGAAGGCACAAGAAGTGTTTGACTCCACGTTTCGAAACTTCAAATATTAGTTTTGTCCGTTGGCGGCGGGAGAGAGACATTGCACATGATACCTTTCTAACGGTCACTTGCacatttccacccaaagttcgGTAAAAAAACCTTTGCACCCCTCTGATGGTATAAATTActctttttcattcaaaatcaagttttattaacaaaaaatatatcacaGAAGGGTAAGATAGTCAATTTACATAGCCTCCAAAATCCTCTCCTTGTCCACCTCTAAACAAATTCTCTTCGGCTATGCCTTTATTGAGTCCATCCTACATTCTACAACTCTTAGCTTTGCAATCCAATAAGGATTTTGATGagtcaatatttttattatttattttaaaattatgattttcatCTATATGTCTGTTAAAGAATAAGTAAAATGTTTAACAAAATGCATCGTTTTCTTATGGTTTCAATAGAAAGTAGTCGAATGCCCCCCTTTCCTCTTGTATCTCTTCAAATGATGATAGACGGGTCATTTAATTCTAAAGATCTGATGATGGTAGTAAACGATGAGTTCTTTGAGGTCTATTGCCAAAATTAAGAGTCAAACCTGCTATTGCCAACATAGATTGGTATTTTTGGGATTTTTCAAAGACTCACTTCCCTCACATTCTCCCTCAAATTCAAGATGTTGCCATTGAGAATGGAAATGATAAGCTTATTTGTGAATCTTCCATCACTGGTAAATTGAACCCCTTAAACTGCAACAATTTCTTCTTTGATACTCAGTCAGGTTTATGCAAACTGGGCTCTGGGCAAAAGTGATCTGGCCCAGTTTATTCCCTCAAATTCTCTTGACTGCTTTGGAACCATGTTCCTAACAAAATCCCAATTGATGCTACTCTCAAGCAAGCATTCACCTTTTTCAGTTTGCAGTAATGAAGATGTCAAGAATCTAGTCCCCATATTTTTACTGACTGCAAGTTGCTCAATGACTTACAATTAATACAATCTAAATACCTGAAATTACCTTTAATCACTCAAATTATGTTTTGTTCAAAAATACTAATTTGAAGCATTGAATTAAAATAacagatatttaaaaataaagtcttaaaaatatctaaatattgATATGTAAATGACAATTACTTTTCCCCAATATTTAGGTTGTGATATGTAGACTCTTTATTATTTACATGATAAATCTCACACATTTGAGTTGTACTAACAATACTagaaacaaagagaagaaaaagaaaccacCCCCAAGAAAAGAATTGATACTGAAATGGAACACAGATTAACTCAAGTTAGAAGATGCAGAGGGCTCATCAGCTTCCAATCTCTCAATAACTACATGCCTTGATGGTGGACCAAACAAACTCAGTACCACCTGAAACCCAAAAAACCAAAACATCATGCAATTTATAAAGCCAAGGTGTATGGCAATGTTCTAGTCTAGTTTCAGGCATAAATTTGATGAGACGTGCAACTGGGAGTCTATGTTCAGTTATTCATGATCAAAGGAAATGAGCAATCGACAAGCATTAAAGAACTTGAATTGCAATAAAATGGGAAATCTGAAGGGCGCAGATGTAATCTTAGTATTAAAGAAATCATGAACATGGCAGAGTGTGATTTACTTACCGGTAAAAACACAAGTCCATGCAAGAAACCAACGAGAACCAACGCAAGATACATTTGGAAGTAATAAACCTGTAAAATGATAAGAACTAATTTTATGTTGACAatgataggaaaaaaaaatggaaactgAGAGGGAAAGGTCACAAACCACAAAAATTTCTGATCTTGCGAAGCATAGCACAATTACTCCAAAAAGCTTTGTGAGCGTAATTCCACTGCCAAGTCCAACGCAAAATAGAAATTCAACTTTTAATgggaaaaaaatgtttgaaaaaaaaattcacaacaAAGGCAAGGACTTGCTAATGGATCATTCTATAGGGTCACAATTCCAGTTCCGCTCACAGCCATGGCCAATGTATGAAGAGTTACTATGATTGAATTAAACAAAGAGACGATGAAAGAATAGCTCATGTAAAATAGAAACTGCATTTCTTAACAGCCCTGCTGTCCCCCATGCAAGGTTTGTGTTAGTAAAATTAGACTGAGGAAAAAATTTCACAAAGCGCAGGAGTATTGACATCAGACTTAAAAAGGACACAGGCTagcaaacagaaaaataaagtttttaccaaaaa contains:
- the LOC123213690 gene encoding protein NLP1-like, which translates into the protein MDDATFSPNSMLGAFPETAMDLDFMDELLLEGCWLETTDTFDFLQPGPLSSAAVNDPPQFLPCSAPNTGLNINIHPHQQFYQQKPERKSSGNSSLVFPKIEELQEHESQNPAGFESSSSFQYGHFAVEGSESGRSLWTAPSVKSGPSSSVKDRLFQAIIRLQEYVKDRNVLVQVWVPIRMEGRHVLTTAGQPYSLDPNCKSLASYRNISETYQFPADEDSKELVGLPGRVFLRKLPEYTPDVRFFRRDEYPQVGYAEKYGVRGCLALPVFEQGSRICLGVVEIITTSLKTSYRLDLENVCQALEAVNLRSSQNFSTPSAKARSNLYHARLQELSEVLTSVCQRHSFPLALTWVSCDNEAEGGCLQSDENYAHCFCTVNSACFAASEKLSGFLDACSEHQLLQGQGLVGKAFLTGQQCFAADITAFSKSKYPLSHHARLFGLSAAVAIPLRSINTGLVEYILEFFFPKQCQDTKEQKWMLNLLSMFIEESCQTINLAIGKELEEIILPIRETGVASDVSSPSKETSSEQSSWVAQMIEAQRKGKGVSVSWDYHKEPKEEFSVTTHWDDARAESYHRQVFPELGQFPQNCVAKSGVEGGVDSSSLRGRRLEGIRKSGERRQTKTEKTISLQVLRQYFAGSLKDAAKSIGVCPTTLKRICRQHGITRWPSRKLKKVGHSLRKLQLVIDSVQGAEGSIQIGSFYESFPELSSPNDSGNGPFSSVKTGDHSKPLNSQPDNGLFRMALTVSKSPSPSCSQSSGSSTCCTGANQNTATISALSSRDTLDVQDSGRMLKRAHSDADLNAMNQEEPKFIARSQSHLNLESLPPLPKGRKHSPQDSSTFRVKATFGEEKIRFSLQPNWLFKDIQQEIAKRFSIDDFNRVNIKYLDDDHEWVLLTCDADLEECIDIHKSSQSHTIKVSLQVASHLKLGKVLHSSMPY
- the LOC123213692 gene encoding pentatricopeptide repeat-containing protein At2g17140; amino-acid sequence: MEQGTKLTKALFKNTNNPKLAWQLFKRILSSPTTDLPLNSISAIAHILISSKMFEELDTLHNLLLALKPQETSRSSLISLIKILARFDLFDKAYSQFKTIRSHFPENPPSIYLYNVLFEGCIRKRRVDCLLWLYKDMVVARVSPETFTFNLLIRALCDSGHLKEARELFDKMSEKGCRPNEFSFSILVRGYCRAGFVSEGLEVLDLMRVLGVSPSSVVYNTLISSFCRDGKTDDAEKLVEKMREDGLFPDVVTFNSRISALCRAGKILEASRIFRDMQIDEELGLPRPNSVTYNLMLEGFCKEGMLEEAKTLVETIMKNDGLLNLESYNIWLKGLVGNRKLLDAEVVLKEMVQNGVEPNIYTYNILMDGLCKNKMLFDARMVMGLMRSSGVFPDTVTYSTLLHGYCCSGNVLEANRVLREMIRNDCFPTTYTCNILLYSLYIKGQISEAEDLLQKMNERGYDFDTVTCNIVIHGLCTGGKLDRAIEIVSEMWNHGSAALGNLGNSFIGLVDDSNNRKKCLPDLITYSTIISGLCNAGRLDDAKKKFIEMMGKNLQPDSVIYDTFIHRFCKEGKISSAFRVLKDMEKRGCNKSLQTYNSLILGLGSKNQIFEIYGLIDEMTERGVSPNVCTYNSIIRCLCEGDKIEEATSCLEEMLQKGIPPNISSFKMLIRAFCKANDFRVAQEAFETALSVCGHKEGLYSFMFNELLLAGEITSARELFEASLDRSFDLGNFPYKDLIDRLAKDDKLEIASGILHKMIDKGYGFDPASFMPVIDALGKRGNKHEADVLAERMMEMATDSKVADKVNRSTRELADRKDNKYGGSDWQKILYRGDGSGIALKTLRRVLKGWGQGGLTSFHPQKYEFLDYWDGGNGVS